A genomic window from Struthio camelus isolate bStrCam1 chromosome 2, bStrCam1.hap1, whole genome shotgun sequence includes:
- the IRX4 gene encoding iroquois-class homeodomain protein IRX-4 — MSYPQFGYPYSSAPQFLMTTNSLTTCCESGGRPLAEAGAAAAAAAAAAASAQTPVYCPVYESRLLATARHELNSAAALGVYGSPYAGAQGYGNYVAYGTEASAFYSLNSFEAKEGSGSAHAGIAPAAAYYPYDHTLSQYQYDRYGTMDGGTRRKNATRETTSTLKAWLQEHRKNPYPTKGEKIMLAIITKMTLTQVSTWFANARRRLKKENKMTWPPRNKCSDEKRPYEEEEEEEEEEEGSQEDALKSEKGEEPTGKEEKELELSDLEELEALESGSPECELKAPFAPQPPGGGQQPRAAPAAAAPLAAGGPAPRREPPMKAPLPPAALEAAGERAKSCLKAAEGCEQELLGARQRGCEAKMCFPPGQQQQQQQLLEAKPRIWSLAHTATSLNQAEYPSCMLKRHGAAASAAVSAAAAASAAAPLAVLDRHQDSPVTSLRNWVDGVFHDPLFRHSTLNQALGNTTVSWATTKGAILETGALGRSVGNGANVLKGQLSSLAHQDSNKEFIAFPKSGSKMFCS, encoded by the exons ATGTCATATCCTCAGTTTGGCTACCCTTACTCCTCTGCACCCCAG TTCCTGATGACCACCAACTCCCTGACGACCTGCTGCGAGTCGGGCGGGCGCCCGCTGGCcgaggcgggggccgccgccgccgccgccgccgccgccgccgcctcggcgcagACGCCCGTCTATTGCCCGGTGTACGAAAGCCGGCTGCTGGCCACCGCCCGCCACGAGCTCAACTCGGCCGCCGCCCTGGGGGTCTACGGCAGCCCCTACGCCGGCGCCCAGGGCTACGGCAACTACGTCGCCTACGGCACCGAGGCCTCCGCCTTCTACTCCTTG aaCAGCTTCGAGGCCAAGGAGGGGAGCGGGTCTGCGCATGCGGGCATCGCCCCGGCCGCTGCCTACTACCCTTACGATCACACCCTCAGCCAGTACCAGTATGACAG GTACGGCACGATGGACGGCGGGACGCGGCGGAAAAACGCCACGCGGGAGACCACCAGCACCCTCAAGGCCTGGCTGCAGGAGCACCGCAAGAACCCCTACCCCACCAAGGGCGAGAAGATCATGCTGGCCATCATCACCAAGATGACCCTCACCCAGGTCTCCACCTGGTTCGCCAACGCCCGCCGGCGCCTCAAGAAGGAGAACAAGATGACGTGGCCCCCGCGGAACAAGTGCTCGGACGAGAAGCGGCCctacgaggaggaggaggaggaggaggaggaggaggaaggctcgcAGGAAGACGCGCTGAAGAGCGAGAAAGGCGAGG AGCCCACgggcaaggaggagaaggagctggagctcagcgacctggaggagctggaggcgctGGAGTCGGGGAGCCCCGAGTGCGAGCTGAAGGCGCCCTTCGCGCCGCAGCCGCCGGGCGGCGGACAGCAgccgcgggccgcccccgccgccgccgcccccctcgccgccggcggcccggcgccccgcaggGAGCCCCCCATGAaggcgccgctgccccccgccgccctggaGGCGGCCGGCGAGCGGGCCAAGAGCTGCCTCAAGGCGGCGGAGGGCTgcgagcaggagctgctgggcgcCCGGCAGCGCGGCTGCGAGGCCAAAATGTGCTTCCcgccggggcagcagcagcagcagcagcagctgctggaggccAAGCCGCGGATCTGGTCCCTGGCGCACACCGCCACCTCCCTCAACCAAGCCGAGTACCCCTCCTGCATGCTCAAGCGCCACGgggcggccgcctccgccgccgtctccgccgccgccgccgcctccgccgccgccccgctcgctgTCCTCGACCGGCACCAGGACTCGCCGGTCACCAGCCTCAGGAACTGGGTGGACGGGGTGTTTCACGACCCCCTGTTCCGGCACAGTACTTTGAACCAAGCCTTGGGCAACACCACCGTTTCCTgggccaccaccaaaggggccatCCTGGAAACGGGAGCCTTGGGACGCTCGGTGGGGAACGGCGCCAACGTGCTCAAGGGGCAGCTGTCAAGCTTGGCCCACCAGGACTCAAATAAAGAATTTATCGCATTTCCCAAATCaggaagcaaaatgttttgttcctAA